TTTCCCGCCACGCCAGGGGCAGGTCGGCCAGCCAGGCAATCACCCTGTCGGCGGTCATGCTTGAACTCCCGCTGGGTGGGTGGCATAGCCCCGCTGGGCGCGGCGCTCCAGCGCAGCCTGCAAGGGGTGCGACAGCGCCAGCAGTGCCAGGTACGCCGCTGCGACGGCCAGGTAAAACACAAACGGCTGGTGGGTGAACTGCGCCGCCATGTGGGCTTTTTTGAGCAGGTCTTCCAGGCCCACCACAGACACCAGCGAGGTGTCTTTGAGCAGCGACTGCCACAGGTTGCCCAGGCTGGGCAGCGCAATGCGCCAGGCCTGCGGCAGGCGCACCACCCAAAACACCTGTGCAGGCCGCATGCCCAGGGCCTGCGCGGCCAGAATCTGCCCGGCAGGCACCGCTGCAAAAGCCCCGCGAAACACCTCACTCGCATAGGCCGCAAAGACCACCGAGAGCGCAAACACGCCTGCGCCAAACGGGCTGATGTCGATGGCCCCGTCCAGGTGGTTGTTGATGAGGTTGGACAGCCCGAAGTAGCACACCAGCACGATGACGAACTCGGGCACCCCACGCAGCAAGGCGGTGGCTAGGCCCACGCTGCGGCGAAGCCAGGGCCGCGTGCTCAGGCGGCAGGCCGCCAGGGCCAGCCCCAGCAGCAAGCCCACCGCCAGCGACACCAGCGCCAGCTGCAGCGTGACCCACGCGCCCTGCAGCAGTGGCAAGGCGTAGTCCGCCAGGGGGCCAGTCAACAACTCCATGGGTTCTCCGCAAAAAACAAAACGGCCCGGCAGTGTGCCGGGCCGGAGTGTGGCACCGCCCGCCAGTTACTTCGCGGCGGGGGCAATGCTGAAGGGGAAGACCTTCTTGTTCTCGGCGGCAAAGGTGCCGTCCGTCAGCACCTGCTTGATGGCGGCGTTCAAGCGCACGCGCAGCGGGTCGCCCTTGCGCACGGCAATGCCCGTGCCTTCGCCAAACATGGCCACGTCGTCGATCGGCTTGCCCACCAGTTCAAAGCCCTTGGCCTTGCCGGTCTTGGCCAGCCAGTCGTAGGCCACAGTGGTGTCGGTCAGCGTGGCTTGCACGCGGCCCGCTTCCATGTCCAGCCAGATGGGGTCTTGCGAGGGGTAGGTTTTGACGCGGATGCCCGATTTGGCGGTGGGCAGGCGCTTTTTCAGGTACGCCTCGTGGTTGGTGCCGCTGTAGATGCCCAGGGTCTTGCAGCGCAGGCTTTCGGGGTTGTCGGTGATGCCCGAGCCCACCTTGGCCACGTACTGCACAGGCGCCAGGGTCAGCAGGTCGGTGAAGTCCACCGCCTTCTTGCGCTCGTCGGTGATGGACATCTGCGCCAGCACGGCGTCGATCTTCTTGGCGCGCAGGGCGGGGATCAGGGCGTCAAAGTCCATGGTCAAAAACTCGCACTTGGCCTGCATGTGCTTGCACATGGCGTGGGCCAGCTCAATCTCCATGCCCTTGAGCTGGCCGCTGGCGTCCTTGTATTCAAAGGGTGCGTAGTCCGACAGGGTGCCAATGCGCACCACGTCCGGCGTTGCCTGGGCCTGGGCCACGCCTGCCATTGCCATGCTGCCTGCCACGGCGCCTGTTGCCAGCCACTTCAGGGCCTCGCGTTTGAACATCATCCTGCTCCAGATTGGTTGGGGGTTGGCGCATGTGCATCGCAGGCCCCAGAACCCCCCGGACCCCCGGCTGCCCTGCGACCGTACCGTGCGAGCGCAAAAGGACATGAGTATTGCCAACAAACTTGCGGCAAGGCCGCAAATTGGGCGATGACTGCGCTGTCTTTGTGCGCTTGGCGGCAAAGATGTGCTGTTTGGCGGCAGGGTGGGGCGTCTGCCACAGCGTGGGATCATGGGCGTTCCAGTAGCGGCTGCGGTAGGGGCTGCTTTGGGGGCTGCGGGTTCGCCTGCGCCTGCTCGCGCATCCAGGCGCAAAAGGTGTCCAAACGGGGCTGGGGCTGGGCGGTTCTGCGCTGCAACACGTAGTGATAGCCCGATTCCACGAAGCCCCAGGGCGCCACCAGCCTGCCCGCCTGTACGTCGTCCATCACCAAATGCCAAGGCGCGACGGCGATGCCCAGGCCACGCACAGCAGCCTCCAGTGTGAAGTAGTAGTGCTCAAATTCAGGCCCTGCGCTGCCTTGGGCTTCTGGCAGCGCGGGCGGCTCTGCATGGGCTGCAGCCCACCACATAGCCCATGCGTTGCGCCGCGTACGTGTGCGCAGCAGCAGGGTTTGCCATGCGGGTGAGCACAGATCGTCAGGCGTTTGCAGCGGTGCGGTGCTTCGCTGGGCTAGGTGCGGGCTCAGCACGGGCCCCAGGTGCTCGATGAACAGGTGCTGCAGGCCGGTGTCCTCGCTGTGGGGCGGTGTGGCCTGCGCTGTGATGGCCAGGTCGCTGCGCTGGGGCGTGTTGCCAGCGTCGGCTTCGCTCGTGCGCAGGCGCACATCGATGTCCGGGTAGCGCGCCTGAAAGTCGAACAGGCGTGGCAGCAGCCATTTCACGGTCAGGGTGCTCAAACAAGCCACGTCCAGCGGGCCTCGGCTGGAGTCGCTGACTTCGCGCACGGCATCGGCCATCTGCGCAAAAGCATGGCTCAGCACGGGCTGCAGCACCCGTGCGGCCGGGGTCAGGGTGGGCCGGGCCTTGGTGCCGTCGAAGAGGGTGATGCCCAGGTGCTCCTCCAGTTGGCGCACCTGTCGGCTGACGGCGCCGGGTGTCACGCACAGCTCGTGCGCCGCTGCGGTCATGCGGCCCAGGCGTGCGGCTGC
This Acidovorax sp. 106 DNA region includes the following protein-coding sequences:
- a CDS encoding ABC transporter permease, producing the protein MELLTGPLADYALPLLQGAWVTLQLALVSLAVGLLLGLALAACRLSTRPWLRRSVGLATALLRGVPEFVIVLVCYFGLSNLINNHLDGAIDISPFGAGVFALSVVFAAYASEVFRGAFAAVPAGQILAAQALGMRPAQVFWVVRLPQAWRIALPSLGNLWQSLLKDTSLVSVVGLEDLLKKAHMAAQFTHQPFVFYLAVAAAYLALLALSHPLQAALERRAQRGYATHPAGVQA
- a CDS encoding transporter substrate-binding domain-containing protein, with translation MFKREALKWLATGAVAGSMAMAGVAQAQATPDVVRIGTLSDYAPFEYKDASGQLKGMEIELAHAMCKHMQAKCEFLTMDFDALIPALRAKKIDAVLAQMSITDERKKAVDFTDLLTLAPVQYVAKVGSGITDNPESLRCKTLGIYSGTNHEAYLKKRLPTAKSGIRVKTYPSQDPIWLDMEAGRVQATLTDTTVAYDWLAKTGKAKGFELVGKPIDDVAMFGEGTGIAVRKGDPLRVRLNAAIKQVLTDGTFAAENKKVFPFSIAPAAK
- a CDS encoding LysR substrate-binding domain-containing protein, which codes for MSYRLPPLGALRAFEAAARLGRMTAAAHELCVTPGAVSRQVRQLEEHLGITLFDGTKARPTLTPAARVLQPVLSHAFAQMADAVREVSDSSRGPLDVACLSTLTVKWLLPRLFDFQARYPDIDVRLRTSEADAGNTPQRSDLAITAQATPPHSEDTGLQHLFIEHLGPVLSPHLAQRSTAPLQTPDDLCSPAWQTLLLRTRTRRNAWAMWWAAAHAEPPALPEAQGSAGPEFEHYYFTLEAAVRGLGIAVAPWHLVMDDVQAGRLVAPWGFVESGYHYVLQRRTAQPQPRLDTFCAWMREQAQANPQPPKQPLPQPLLERP